The following proteins are co-located in the Pedobacter sp. FW305-3-2-15-E-R2A2 genome:
- a CDS encoding DUF6266 family protein codes for MALSPYGPHGPLIGKVGNLVSYILNGQAVTRTIGHKRTRHSKDQLANYQSMAVTMRLLKNMTTFINSSFEIEARGTVKNQHNLATSYNKKQALQGEYPNISVDYSKVVLSYGDLEIAQNLKMVKTDTGLQISWDTQDGLAHDMVMILVHHPVDGQSRNYINACRRDAGSHFIPFVEEEKLHEQMEVYICFKSADGKRISNSVYLGNLNGAQETEEEKQEKRKYDALKARFEQVSANYLWMQQLDRGLHTSTKAFRTLEKEYEVLKNRLDRLPGKPI; via the coding sequence ATGGCATTATCACCATACGGACCTCACGGCCCACTAATAGGCAAAGTAGGGAATCTTGTTTCCTATATCTTAAATGGCCAGGCCGTGACGCGGACCATAGGCCACAAACGGACCAGACACAGTAAAGATCAGCTGGCCAATTATCAGTCAATGGCAGTAACCATGAGGCTTTTAAAGAATATGACCACTTTCATCAATTCCAGTTTCGAAATTGAGGCAAGGGGAACGGTTAAAAATCAGCACAACCTGGCCACCTCCTACAACAAAAAACAGGCTTTACAAGGCGAATATCCTAACATCAGTGTAGATTATAGCAAAGTGGTGCTGAGTTATGGTGATCTGGAAATTGCCCAAAACCTGAAAATGGTAAAAACGGATACCGGCCTGCAGATCAGCTGGGACACTCAGGACGGACTGGCACATGACATGGTGATGATTCTGGTTCACCATCCTGTAGATGGGCAGTCCCGTAATTATATCAATGCCTGTCGCAGGGACGCCGGAAGTCATTTTATCCCTTTTGTGGAGGAAGAAAAGCTACATGAACAGATGGAAGTCTATATCTGCTTCAAATCGGCCGATGGAAAACGAATTTCCAATAGCGTATACCTTGGAAACCTGAACGGAGCGCAGGAAACGGAGGAGGAAAAACAAGAAAAAAGAAAATATGATGCTTTAAAAGCCAGATTTGAACAGGTTTCTGCAAACTATTTATGGATGCAGCAGCTGGACCGGGGCCTGCATACGAGTACCAAAGCCTTCCGAACGCTCGAAAAAGAATACGAGGTACTGAAGAATAGACTGGATAGGCTCCCCGGGAAACCGATCTAA
- a CDS encoding malate:quinone oxidoreductase → MTRKNSNSEKTADVVLIGAGIMSATLGMLLKELQPDITIEIFERLDVAAAESSDAWNNAGTGHSAFCELNYTPQLADGSVETAKAVAIAESFEVSKQFWSFLVENNLVGSPETFIKSIPHISFVWGEKNVEFLKERYAKLQESLLFQGMSYSEDPKQLKEWMPLVMDQRDPAEKVAATRMTLGTDVNFGALTRMMFNHLQKKENVNMHFHHEVKKLKQKNGLWEVKVKDEATGDKRVVKAKFVFIGAGGGSLPLLEKSDIPEGKGFGGFPVSGQWLKCINPDVIAEHDAKVYGKASVGAPPMSVPHLDTRMIDGKRALLFGPYAGFSTRFLKHGSLMDLPLSIKVNNIRPMISAGLDNLPLTKYLINQVRQSPEDRMEALREYLPTAKMEDWELETAGQRVQVIKKDEEHGGILEFGTEVVTAADGSIAALLGASPGASTAVSIMITLMERCFGDKVKSPEWQAKLKQMIPSYGQLLSNNVEMTKEIRSNTTETLNLQAAG, encoded by the coding sequence ATGACTCGTAAGAATAGTAATTCGGAAAAAACTGCGGATGTTGTATTGATTGGAGCAGGGATAATGAGCGCAACACTAGGGATGTTACTCAAAGAATTGCAGCCGGATATCACCATAGAAATTTTTGAAAGACTGGACGTTGCTGCGGCAGAGAGTTCTGATGCCTGGAATAATGCAGGAACAGGACATTCTGCTTTTTGTGAATTAAATTATACCCCACAATTGGCTGATGGTTCAGTAGAAACCGCAAAGGCAGTAGCTATTGCAGAATCTTTTGAAGTATCCAAACAGTTTTGGTCCTTCCTGGTTGAAAATAACCTTGTAGGATCACCGGAAACATTTATTAAGAGCATTCCTCATATCAGTTTTGTGTGGGGAGAAAAGAATGTGGAATTTTTGAAGGAACGTTATGCGAAGCTTCAGGAGAGCCTTCTTTTTCAGGGGATGAGCTATTCTGAAGATCCTAAGCAGTTAAAAGAGTGGATGCCATTGGTGATGGATCAGCGTGATCCTGCCGAAAAGGTCGCCGCAACAAGAATGACACTGGGAACAGATGTGAATTTTGGTGCTTTAACGAGAATGATGTTTAACCACCTGCAGAAAAAGGAAAATGTAAACATGCATTTCCACCATGAGGTTAAAAAGCTAAAACAGAAAAACGGACTTTGGGAAGTCAAAGTAAAGGACGAAGCAACCGGAGATAAAAGAGTCGTAAAAGCAAAATTTGTATTTATCGGAGCGGGTGGCGGATCTCTTCCTTTATTGGAGAAGTCTGACATTCCTGAAGGAAAAGGTTTTGGTGGTTTCCCGGTAAGCGGACAATGGCTGAAATGTATCAATCCTGATGTCATCGCTGAGCATGATGCAAAGGTATATGGTAAAGCTTCGGTAGGCGCGCCACCGATGTCTGTTCCACATTTGGACACCAGAATGATCGATGGGAAAAGAGCTTTGCTTTTTGGTCCTTACGCCGGTTTCTCTACCAGATTTTTAAAACATGGTTCTTTGATGGACCTTCCGCTATCTATTAAAGTAAACAATATCCGTCCGATGATTTCTGCCGGACTGGATAACCTGCCGTTGACAAAATACCTGATCAATCAGGTGCGTCAATCTCCGGAAGATAGGATGGAGGCCTTAAGAGAATATCTGCCAACCGCTAAAATGGAAGATTGGGAACTGGAAACTGCTGGTCAGCGTGTTCAGGTGATCAAGAAAGATGAAGAACATGGTGGAATTCTGGAGTTTGGAACAGAAGTGGTTACGGCTGCTGATGGATCTATTGCAGCACTATTGGGCGCTTCTCCAGGTGCATCTACTGCAGTATCCATCATGATTACTTTAATGGAACGTTGCTTCGGCGACAAAGTGAAAAGCCCGGAATGGCAAGCTAAGCTGAAACAAATGATCCCTTCCTATGGACAGTTGCTAAGCAATAATGTAGAAATGACGAAAGAAATCAGGTCAAATACGACGGAGACTTTAAACTTGCAGGCTGCAGGTTAA
- a CDS encoding DUF4262 domain-containing protein — MTNKEFLHIIRTNIDEIGYHLTLVNGGQHPDFSYSIGLTEKLGFELIIAGGGFISIEENESVFNGIFNKLKSGHLVDSEFFLPNNDSYYLTKVDSSWIKKLMLGVYDYYNVNEIIAYQIIPEDRTMDTLLMSEPMIPKDPIWKWLDINWDLDAPKNSYVITDIDSLKGKTIIELTRWEEHVWEMFSGAGPDVSENDIRTVPLGTILGIDSTLEVITKLTVGQGLWRDNKYSSWQDW, encoded by the coding sequence ATGACAAATAAAGAGTTTTTACATATCATCAGAACAAATATTGATGAAATTGGCTACCATCTTACACTTGTTAATGGTGGACAACATCCCGATTTTTCCTATTCTATTGGATTGACCGAAAAATTAGGTTTTGAATTGATTATTGCAGGAGGAGGATTCATTTCAATAGAGGAAAACGAATCGGTATTCAATGGTATATTTAATAAATTGAAATCTGGACACCTGGTTGATTCTGAATTTTTCTTGCCAAATAACGATAGTTATTATTTAACCAAGGTAGATTCGTCTTGGATTAAAAAGCTAATGTTAGGTGTTTATGACTACTATAATGTAAACGAAATCATAGCTTATCAAATTATTCCGGAAGATAGAACAATGGATACACTGTTAATGTCGGAACCGATGATTCCTAAAGATCCTATCTGGAAATGGCTGGATATAAATTGGGATCTAGATGCACCTAAGAATTCTTATGTAATAACTGATATAGACTCACTAAAAGGCAAAACCATTATCGAACTTACACGATGGGAGGAACATGTATGGGAAATGTTTTCGGGAGCAGGGCCAGATGTAAGCGAAAATGACATTAGGACAGTTCCATTAGGAACAATCTTGGGAATTGATTCTACGTTAGAAGTAATTACAAAATTGACTGTTGGTCAGGGTTTATGGCGAGATAATAAATATTCAAGCTGGCAAGATTGGTAA
- a CDS encoding NAD(P)-dependent alcohol dehydrogenase, protein MTLVKAYAAQKADKPLEPYQLTRREPGADDVEIKILYCGVCHSDIHTARNEWGGTMYPTVPGHEIVGKVSRVGGNVTRFKVGDTVGVGCFVDSCGHCNNCKDHQEQYCENGHTQTYNSLEQDKKTITYGGYSTHIVVTQGFVLNISDKLPLEKVAPLLCAGITTYSPLKYWGVKKGDKLAVVGLGGLGHMAVKIASSMGAEVTMLSRSPGKAKDAEELGAHHFALTTDKEKMKELANSFDFIIDTVSAEHDYNEYLALLGTNGVMVLLGVPPTPSDVQAFHLIMGRRSLVGSLVGGIKETQEMLDYCAEHNITSDVEMIRMDQINEAYERTLKGDVHYRFVIDMASID, encoded by the coding sequence ATGACCCTAGTAAAAGCATATGCCGCTCAGAAGGCAGATAAACCACTTGAACCTTATCAGTTAACCCGTCGTGAGCCCGGTGCCGACGATGTGGAGATCAAAATTTTATACTGTGGTGTATGCCATTCGGATATTCATACTGCGAGGAATGAATGGGGAGGTACGATGTATCCCACGGTTCCCGGACATGAAATCGTCGGAAAAGTAAGTCGTGTTGGTGGCAATGTGACGCGGTTTAAAGTTGGAGATACTGTTGGTGTAGGCTGCTTTGTAGACTCCTGCGGTCATTGCAACAATTGTAAAGACCACCAGGAACAGTACTGTGAAAACGGGCATACCCAGACCTACAACTCATTGGAACAGGATAAAAAAACAATTACCTACGGTGGTTATTCTACCCACATTGTGGTGACGCAAGGTTTTGTGCTGAATATCTCGGATAAGCTCCCTTTAGAAAAAGTTGCACCTTTGTTGTGTGCAGGAATTACAACTTATTCTCCATTGAAATATTGGGGCGTGAAAAAGGGCGATAAACTGGCGGTTGTAGGATTGGGTGGTTTAGGGCATATGGCGGTGAAAATTGCTTCTTCGATGGGGGCTGAGGTAACCATGTTGAGCCGGTCACCAGGGAAAGCAAAGGATGCAGAGGAACTAGGGGCACATCATTTTGCCCTGACTACAGATAAAGAAAAAATGAAGGAGTTGGCGAATAGCTTCGATTTCATCATAGATACCGTTTCTGCTGAACATGATTATAATGAATATCTGGCTCTGCTGGGTACCAACGGCGTGATGGTCCTGCTTGGCGTTCCGCCAACTCCATCCGATGTGCAGGCATTTCATTTGATTATGGGACGTAGAAGTCTTGTCGGATCATTGGTAGGAGGGATCAAAGAAACTCAGGAAATGCTGGACTATTGTGCCGAACATAACATCACTTCTGATGTAGAAATGATCCGGATGGACCAGATCAATGAAGCTTATGAAAGAACTTTAAAAGGTGATGTTCATTATCGCTTCGTGATTGATATGGCTTCCATAGATTAA
- a CDS encoding ABC transporter ATP-binding protein: MILEIKNLTKKYNKQKTGLSNFSMTMEKGVLGLLGPNGAGKSTLMKIIATISKPTLGTIFLNGEDIVKNPDAIRKILGYLPQDFGVYPNLNAYEFLEYIAAMKGVGGPGLRKRIDMLLDGVNLTADAKRPIGSYSGGMKQRIGIAQTLLNDPKILIFDEPTVGLDPEERVRFRQLISEMASDAIIILSSHIVSDIETLADEVAIMKSGTLIGKAIPSEIIKRIDKRVFETVIANADLAAFKAKHLVINTSRQADKTQLRYISSFQEVEPGARNVNAGLEDAYLFLTQN; this comes from the coding sequence ATGATCTTAGAGATTAAAAACCTAACCAAAAAATACAACAAACAAAAAACAGGATTATCCAATTTTTCCATGACCATGGAGAAGGGCGTATTGGGGCTGCTCGGACCAAACGGTGCGGGAAAATCAACCCTGATGAAAATTATTGCGACCATTAGCAAACCAACGCTGGGAACGATATTTCTGAATGGAGAAGACATTGTCAAAAACCCGGATGCCATTCGAAAAATACTGGGCTATCTACCTCAGGACTTCGGTGTTTATCCCAATCTGAATGCCTATGAATTTCTGGAATATATTGCAGCGATGAAAGGTGTCGGAGGACCCGGTCTGCGGAAACGAATCGACATGTTGCTCGATGGCGTGAACCTGACCGCAGATGCAAAACGACCTATAGGTAGCTACTCAGGAGGAATGAAACAGCGGATCGGAATCGCTCAGACCCTGCTCAATGATCCAAAAATATTGATCTTTGATGAGCCTACTGTGGGGCTCGACCCGGAAGAAAGGGTTCGCTTTCGTCAATTGATCTCGGAGATGGCCAGTGATGCCATTATCATTCTTTCCTCACACATTGTCTCCGATATTGAGACGCTTGCCGATGAAGTAGCCATCATGAAAAGCGGCACATTGATTGGCAAAGCCATTCCTTCAGAGATCATCAAAAGAATTGACAAAAGGGTCTTTGAAACGGTCATTGCAAATGCAGACCTCGCTGCCTTTAAAGCAAAACACCTCGTGATCAATACCAGCAGACAAGCGGATAAAACTCAACTGCGTTACATCTCCAGCTTTCAGGAAGTAGAACCGGGCGCCAGAAATGTAAATGCGGGTTTAGAAGATGCCTATTTATTTTTAACTCAAAACTAG
- a CDS encoding AsmA family protein — MEKMPRWSKITLKIFGGLVALVFLIFTAIGLYVNANKKSLLETITKQLNKNLNGTLTIGNMEPTFFKGFPGVSISLKNVVMKDSLWKTHQHTLLEANDFDVAVNTMALLTGTIEIKKIGISNAKIYLFTDSNGYSNTAIFRKKDKKKKPETESSSDARLRKFSLRQVSFVVDNKKGHKLFQFDVETLNGEMDYSFSGWEAKLKLKTMARSLAFNTRRGSFIKDKMLEGPFKINYNEDTGIIDVAENQLNIGKDPFLIGAKFDTSKENTDFSINIKAPGILWRDAAALLAPNISAKLNMFDLKVPIDVTCTLAGNMGPGGDPAINVTALVKDNVLTTPGAVIDSCNFRGVFTNNYLNGQGFTDANSAIKLYQFKGSYSEMPFSIDTMFIHNLDKPIATGVFKSKFEIAKLNKAIGEETLHFTKGTANVKLAYKADIVDFKLSKPIVTGVVDIRNADVSYVPRKLNFTNTAISLNFTSTDLFIKNIRLQSGKSVITMDGSVRNFLNLYYTAPEKILLNWQIKSPELHLGEFLGFLGSRKPAKKTKRHAKHSSFSEDMNDLFEKSMVDMHLRVAKVYYNKFVATDATADLFLSEAGIGLKNISVKHGGGSLKLDGNISQKGSLNHFSINTTLSNVDIKNFFYSFNNFGMTSLTSKNLKGFLYSKTKIGGTITDQGKLVTNSLNGKVVFDVKKGALLRFDPIKNVGKFAFPFRDLDNITFENLNGHFDIRGQRITINPMQINSSILNMDVAGVYSMSTGTNIALDVPLRNPKKDDDLTDKREIQARRMNGIVLHLLATDGEDGKIKIKLNRNRNKGK, encoded by the coding sequence ATGGAAAAAATGCCTCGCTGGTCTAAAATTACGCTCAAAATATTCGGAGGCCTTGTCGCCTTAGTCTTCCTCATTTTCACTGCTATTGGATTGTATGTCAATGCCAATAAGAAAAGTCTGCTGGAGACGATTACCAAACAGCTGAATAAGAACCTTAACGGGACATTGACCATCGGAAATATGGAGCCTACTTTCTTTAAAGGTTTTCCCGGAGTTTCCATTAGTCTCAAAAATGTGGTCATGAAGGATAGTCTTTGGAAAACACACCAGCATACTTTGCTCGAAGCAAACGATTTTGATGTGGCAGTAAATACCATGGCCCTGCTTACGGGGACAATTGAGATCAAAAAGATTGGCATCAGCAATGCGAAGATCTACCTGTTTACGGACAGCAACGGCTATAGCAATACGGCAATCTTCAGAAAGAAAGACAAAAAGAAAAAGCCGGAAACAGAAAGCAGCTCAGATGCGAGGCTCAGAAAATTTAGCTTAAGACAAGTCAGTTTTGTGGTCGACAATAAAAAAGGGCACAAACTTTTTCAGTTTGATGTAGAAACGCTGAACGGAGAGATGGACTATTCCTTTTCGGGATGGGAAGCAAAGCTGAAGCTAAAGACTATGGCCCGAAGTCTGGCTTTTAACACAAGAAGAGGGAGCTTTATCAAGGATAAAATGCTGGAAGGACCTTTTAAGATCAATTACAATGAGGATACCGGAATCATTGACGTGGCAGAAAATCAATTGAACATCGGAAAAGATCCTTTCCTGATCGGTGCTAAATTTGATACTTCCAAAGAAAATACTGATTTTTCCATCAATATTAAGGCACCCGGAATCCTGTGGAGGGATGCGGCGGCCTTACTGGCACCCAATATCAGCGCTAAGCTGAATATGTTCGACCTGAAAGTACCAATAGATGTGACTTGTACACTGGCGGGAAATATGGGCCCTGGTGGTGATCCTGCGATTAATGTCACGGCACTGGTCAAAGACAACGTGCTGACCACCCCTGGTGCAGTGATCGACAGCTGTAATTTCAGAGGGGTCTTTACCAATAATTACCTGAACGGACAAGGTTTTACAGATGCAAATTCGGCCATCAAACTTTACCAGTTTAAAGGGAGCTATTCAGAAATGCCTTTTTCTATTGATACAATGTTTATTCATAATCTGGATAAACCCATCGCTACGGGTGTCTTCAAATCGAAATTTGAGATCGCGAAGCTGAATAAGGCGATTGGAGAAGAAACGCTGCATTTTACCAAGGGAACGGCAAATGTGAAACTGGCCTATAAAGCGGATATTGTGGATTTTAAGTTGTCGAAGCCTATTGTTACGGGGGTAGTTGACATTCGCAATGCCGATGTCAGCTATGTGCCCAGGAAGCTCAATTTTACGAATACGGCAATCTCCCTGAATTTTACGAGTACAGATCTTTTTATCAAAAATATCCGTTTGCAAAGTGGTAAAAGTGTGATCACGATGGATGGAAGTGTCCGTAATTTTCTAAACCTCTACTATACGGCACCGGAAAAGATTTTGTTGAACTGGCAGATTAAAAGTCCGGAGTTGCACCTTGGCGAATTCCTTGGCTTCCTGGGGAGCCGTAAGCCTGCAAAGAAAACAAAACGACATGCTAAACACAGTAGTTTTTCTGAAGATATGAACGATCTCTTCGAAAAAAGCATGGTGGATATGCATTTAAGGGTCGCAAAAGTATATTATAATAAATTTGTAGCTACTGATGCTACCGCAGACCTCTTCCTCTCCGAGGCGGGCATCGGATTGAAAAATATAAGTGTTAAACATGGGGGAGGCTCCCTGAAATTAGATGGAAATATCTCTCAGAAAGGCAGCTTAAATCATTTCTCTATCAATACGACGCTGAGCAATGTAGACATTAAGAATTTCTTTTATTCTTTTAATAATTTCGGAATGACAAGCCTGACTTCAAAGAACCTGAAAGGATTTCTCTATTCCAAAACAAAAATCGGTGGTACAATTACCGATCAGGGGAAATTAGTGACGAACTCCCTGAATGGGAAGGTTGTATTTGATGTCAAAAAAGGAGCTTTACTGAGATTCGATCCGATTAAAAACGTGGGGAAATTTGCTTTCCCTTTTCGTGACCTTGACAACATTACTTTTGAAAACCTGAACGGTCACTTTGATATCCGCGGACAAAGAATCACCATTAACCCGATGCAGATCAATTCCAGCATCCTGAATATGGATGTTGCTGGGGTCTATTCCATGTCAACGGGCACGAACATCGCACTCGATGTGCCACTTAGAAACCCTAAAAAGGATGATGACCTGACCGACAAAAGAGAAATTCAGGCGCGCAGGATGAATGGAATCGTACTTCATTTGCTGGCAACCGATGGCGAAGACGGAAAGATTAAAATTAAGCTCAACCGCAACCGCAATAAGGGGAAGTAA
- a CDS encoding RNA polymerase sigma factor gives MDESIIQELIDGCKRKDRKSQKGLYQGYYSYAMRMCIRYAKDKDEAIELVNDGFLRVFINIHRYDKTKPFKPWLSTIMINTSIDHYRKQIRRMEMEELNAKHELEDQESILSHIHYEELIILVQKLSVAYRTVFNLFAIDGYSHEEISSMLSISVGTSKSNLFKAREQLKKMLKTT, from the coding sequence GTGGACGAATCAATCATTCAGGAATTAATCGATGGCTGTAAGCGAAAAGACCGGAAAAGTCAGAAAGGACTTTACCAGGGCTATTACAGCTATGCCATGAGGATGTGTATTCGTTACGCGAAAGATAAGGATGAAGCTATTGAACTCGTTAATGATGGTTTCTTGAGGGTATTTATCAATATTCACCGATATGATAAGACAAAACCGTTTAAGCCCTGGCTAAGTACCATCATGATCAACACCTCAATAGATCATTATAGAAAGCAAATAAGGCGAATGGAAATGGAAGAGTTAAATGCAAAACATGAGTTAGAGGATCAGGAAAGTATCCTTAGTCACATACATTATGAAGAACTGATCATACTGGTACAAAAGCTTTCCGTTGCTTACAGGACTGTCTTTAACCTGTTTGCGATAGATGGTTATTCTCATGAAGAGATTTCTTCTATGCTCTCTATTTCCGTAGGAACGTCGAAGTCGAACCTCTTTAAAGCAAGAGAACAATTGAAAAAGATGCTTAAAACAACCTGA
- a CDS encoding YceI family protein produces MTWTSNLKRLLLAGIFFAIQLNAVAQTYASKNIRLALYSSTPLEDIRAATDKCTGVIIRERKEIAFQVAIKSFEFDRKLMQEHFNENYMESDRYPYAKFKGVLDQQIDWNKDGVYNVTVTGILTVHGVDKKRTIPGKISISNGQAEVSTEFKVACVDHGIKIPKLMFTKIAEQINIKVSGKFNQLK; encoded by the coding sequence ATGACCTGGACAAGTAACCTCAAAAGACTCCTCCTTGCAGGAATCTTTTTCGCCATTCAGCTGAATGCGGTGGCACAGACCTATGCCAGCAAGAACATCAGGCTGGCGCTATATTCGTCAACTCCTCTGGAAGACATCCGGGCAGCGACGGATAAATGTACTGGTGTGATCATCAGGGAGCGCAAGGAGATCGCTTTTCAGGTCGCTATAAAGAGTTTTGAGTTCGACCGTAAATTGATGCAGGAGCATTTTAACGAAAATTACATGGAAAGTGACCGATACCCTTATGCGAAATTTAAAGGGGTCCTGGATCAGCAGATAGATTGGAATAAAGATGGGGTATACAATGTGACAGTGACGGGAATATTGACGGTTCATGGGGTAGATAAAAAGAGGACGATTCCCGGAAAGATCAGCATCAGTAATGGACAGGCAGAGGTCAGCACGGAGTTTAAGGTCGCTTGTGTAGATCATGGGATTAAGATTCCAAAGCTGATGTTTACGAAAATTGCAGAGCAGATAAATATCAAAGTATCGGGGAAATTTAATCAGTTAAAATAG
- a CDS encoding DUF5777 family beta-barrel protein produces MNKFRLLPVAILLMASAAHAQNADSLLKTLSTADKSETVAATFKSTHVVLSHSSETEKKHDLDLRIRHHFGDIGGKFGSAHTLYGLDVASDLFIGLDYGVSDRFTVGVGRSKQDEMYNFSGKYKLLQQKVNETMPINLTLFAQMGWIAREPFSNSEFSKYTDRFSWVFQSIISRKISSRFSLQVMPGLTVRKNVSDTRDPETLFSVGFAGRMKLTKRFSFVADYTLVNGLSRPTDLSQAYYNPLGLGLEIETGGHVFSLNFMNSEYILENNFIANTKKSWTKGGVRFGFTISRNFTLFKSKNKDPEKRSDIY; encoded by the coding sequence ATGAATAAGTTCAGACTATTACCAGTCGCCATTTTACTCATGGCTAGCGCAGCCCATGCTCAAAATGCAGATTCATTGTTGAAGACTTTGAGCACTGCAGATAAAAGTGAAACCGTTGCTGCGACCTTCAAATCAACTCATGTGGTGCTGTCTCATTCTTCTGAAACAGAAAAGAAACATGACCTGGACCTGCGGATTCGCCATCATTTCGGAGATATCGGGGGCAAGTTTGGAAGCGCTCATACTTTATATGGCCTTGATGTGGCTTCGGATCTTTTCATCGGCCTGGATTATGGGGTGTCTGACCGCTTTACGGTAGGTGTTGGGAGAAGCAAACAGGATGAAATGTATAACTTCTCGGGAAAATATAAACTCCTGCAACAAAAAGTAAATGAGACGATGCCCATAAACCTGACCTTGTTTGCGCAGATGGGCTGGATTGCCCGGGAGCCTTTCAGCAACAGTGAATTTTCAAAATATACCGATCGTTTTTCCTGGGTTTTTCAATCGATCATCTCCCGGAAGATCTCTTCCAGATTTTCTTTGCAGGTGATGCCGGGACTAACGGTCAGAAAGAACGTATCCGATACCCGCGATCCGGAAACCCTGTTTTCGGTAGGTTTTGCCGGAAGAATGAAACTTACTAAAAGGTTCTCTTTTGTGGCCGATTACACCTTGGTTAACGGCTTATCAAGACCTACAGATCTGAGTCAGGCGTACTACAATCCTTTAGGCCTGGGGCTGGAAATTGAAACCGGCGGACACGTATTTTCTCTCAACTTTATGAATTCCGAATATATACTGGAGAATAATTTTATTGCCAATACGAAGAAATCATGGACCAAGGGTGGGGTCAGATTTGGCTTTACGATCTCCAGGAATTTTACACTGTTTAAATCTAAAAATAAAGACCCGGAAAAACGGTCAGATATCTACTAA
- a CDS encoding Rieske 2Fe-2S domain-containing protein — MERDEFIKSLGFGLALVCTGSCFQACGGKGNTGTPEPNPNPPGGGGGGGSTASVNLGSQLLAVGDQATANGVLFFRIATGDTSSSFVATEAVCPHQQGALVWKQALNKIQCQLHFSEYATNGAVLQGPQNTTGNTRTLKIYSTAVNNGTLTATIA; from the coding sequence ATGGAACGCGACGAATTTATCAAATCATTAGGATTTGGGCTGGCACTGGTATGCACAGGATCCTGTTTTCAGGCATGTGGTGGAAAAGGCAACACCGGTACGCCGGAACCCAATCCGAACCCTCCCGGAGGAGGTGGGGGCGGTGGAAGTACAGCTTCTGTTAATCTGGGCTCTCAACTGCTGGCAGTGGGAGATCAGGCAACCGCAAATGGGGTATTGTTTTTTAGAATTGCCACTGGAGATACCAGCAGTTCATTTGTAGCCACTGAGGCGGTTTGTCCGCACCAACAAGGGGCATTGGTCTGGAAACAAGCTTTAAATAAGATTCAATGCCAGTTGCATTTTTCAGAATATGCAACAAATGGTGCCGTACTTCAAGGACCACAAAATACGACCGGCAATACCCGAACTTTAAAAATATACAGTACCGCCGTTAATAATGGAACACTAACAGCAACTATCGCTTAG
- a CDS encoding GNAT family N-acetyltransferase produces MLKNMQVVPSTLDDIERIFELYDDAIAYQKTVFNKHWQGFERSLIERELNEQRQWKILIDGQVACIFAIDFNDPLIWKEKDADPSIYLHRIVTNPEFRGANFVNEIVSWAHIFAAEKGKEYIRMDTWGDNPRLIAYYEKCGFKYLGNIIPEASNILPKHYENIELALFEIPVNKK; encoded by the coding sequence ATGTTAAAAAATATGCAGGTAGTTCCCTCTACTTTAGACGATATAGAAAGGATCTTCGAATTGTACGACGATGCCATTGCCTACCAAAAAACGGTTTTCAATAAACACTGGCAGGGTTTCGAACGTAGCCTGATTGAAAGGGAATTAAATGAACAACGGCAGTGGAAAATCCTCATCGACGGGCAGGTAGCCTGTATTTTCGCAATAGACTTTAATGATCCACTGATCTGGAAAGAGAAAGACGCAGATCCCTCCATTTATCTTCACCGCATTGTGACCAATCCGGAATTCAGAGGGGCAAACTTCGTTAATGAGATCGTTTCCTGGGCGCATATTTTTGCGGCAGAGAAAGGAAAAGAATACATCCGGATGGATACCTGGGGAGACAATCCCAGACTGATCGCTTATTATGAGAAATGTGGGTTCAAGTACCTCGGAAATATCATTCCTGAAGCTTCAAACATACTTCCCAAGCATTATGAGAACATTGAACTCGCGCTTTTTGAAATTCCTGTGAACAAAAAATAA